GGCTCTTTGCCGTCCCGGAGTCAATGCTTCAAAGGCAGTTTTCAAGTCAGGGATTTCATCCAATTTATTTTGAAATTCTTCAGGAATGGCATATTCTTCATGCTTTTTAAAGTCCACTTCCAAACCGGCTTTTTCAACTTCAATGGCTTCCTGAATATAGGCCTTCAAAATAGATTCCATTTCCATGATTTCTTCCACACTGGTGAACCGGATCTGACGAGCAGCCTGTACATTCTCCGTTTGTTGAATGAGAATCCCATTTGGATCTTTTAACAAAGCACCTTTTTGAAACAGTAGCGCACAATATTCTTTAAATCCATGTATTAAAACGATGTTTTTTTTCTCAAACGTGTAACAGGGATGCATCCACTTGAAGTCTTCGGTCAACTCACAGTCCAGAACAATCCTTCTCAACTTCTCGTATTCTGCCTTCCACTTTTTCGCCTTGCCTAAAAATTCATCAACCTTAGGATTCGTTTTACTTGTTGTCATCAAGAAACACCCCTCATCTCGTTGGTGTCATGTCAATTTTTAGTTTTGACATTATGGTATTTGTATTATTCGATCATCAGCTATTCAGGTTCCTTCTTTTAATGGACTTCATCATTTGACTAATTTTCATGTGGTAGAGGGAAAACTAACGAGAAATGCCAGATAAGGGGACTACGCATGATCTCAGAATTCAAGCGATTTTTACTCGGTAGACCTATGAAATCAAGTGAGCTTGCCGAAGAAAAGTTAAATAAAGTAAAGGCTTTGGCGGTACTTTCATCTGATGCTCTGTCTTCTGTCGCTTACGGAACAGAACAAATTCTTCTCGTGTTAATTTCTTTGGGAGCAGTAGCGATGTGGTACTCTCTCCCCATCTCCATTGCGGTTGTCTGTCTTTTAACCATCCTCATTTTGTCTTATCGCCAGACCATCTTTGCTTATACAACAGGCGGTGGAGCATACATTGTCGCCAAGGACAATTTAGGAACGACTACGGGACTGATTGCAGGTGGCTCTTTACTCGTGGACTACATTTTAACGGTTGCTGTTAGTACGTCTGCTTCTACAGACGCTATTACTTCGGCATTTCCAGTCCTCCATGAACATCGCGTTCTGATTGCACTGTTCATGATTGCCATCGTGACGGTATTAAATTTACGGGGAATCACAGAATCCGCAACGATTTTAATGTATCCTGTTTATTTGTTTGTTTTCGCCATGCTTGTCCTAATTATTGGCGGCGGATATCAATGGCTGGTGGGGAATGTTCAAACTCATCCCCCAGAATATGGGGCAGTTGTTCCAGGTATAACCTTATTTCTTCTATTGAGAGCATTTAGTTCAGGGTGTTCCGCATTAACAGGGGTAGAAGCCGTATCCAATGCCATTCCCAACTTCAGGGACCCCGCACCCAAAAATGCAGCATTAACTCTTATCATGATGGGACTTATCCTCGGAGTTATGTTCATGGGCATTAGCCTGTTGGCCTATTTGTATGGTATTTCACCGAATCCTAAGGAAACAGTGGTATCTCAAATCGCTTCTACTGTTTTTGGACGAGGAATCATGTATTACTCGATACAAGCTGTTACAGCGCTTATTTTATTCCTGGCGGCTAATACTGCTTTTGCAGCCTTTCCTTTACTCGCCTTTATGTTTGCCAAGGACAGATTTATGCCAAACATGTTCATGGTTCGAGGAGATCGTCTTGGGTTTTCAAACGGGATTATTTTCTTGGCTGTTCTTTCTGCCCTATTAGTGATCGCGTTTAAAGGTGAAACGGAAAACTTAATCCCTTTGTATGCGCTCGGTGTTTTTATACCGTTTACCTTGTCACAAGCAGGAATGATGAAACGCTGGATTTCCAAAAAGCCCCGAGGGTGGTTCACACCTTTCATTATTAATACGTTAGGAATGCTTACGACCCTTACCAT
The window above is part of the Brevibacillus brevis NBRC 100599 genome. Proteins encoded here:
- a CDS encoding APC family permease — translated: MISEFKRFLLGRPMKSSELAEEKLNKVKALAVLSSDALSSVAYGTEQILLVLISLGAVAMWYSLPISIAVVCLLTILILSYRQTIFAYTTGGGAYIVAKDNLGTTTGLIAGGSLLVDYILTVAVSTSASTDAITSAFPVLHEHRVLIALFMIAIVTVLNLRGITESATILMYPVYLFVFAMLVLIIGGGYQWLVGNVQTHPPEYGAVVPGITLFLLLRAFSSGCSALTGVEAVSNAIPNFRDPAPKNAALTLIMMGLILGVMFMGISLLAYLYGISPNPKETVVSQIASTVFGRGIMYYSIQAVTALILFLAANTAFAAFPLLAFMFAKDRFMPNMFMVRGDRLGFSNGIIFLAVLSALLVIAFKGETENLIPLYALGVFIPFTLSQAGMMKRWISKKPRGWFTPFIINTLGMLTTLTICLIFFITKITQVWPIFVFLPIVIFIFRKINQHYRDLANELRLDMETEKPEPKGSVIVIPVAGISQVVKNTISYAQSLSDDIVAVYVGFSDEDMKKMEEKWELWNPGIRLIVLRSHYRSIIRPLFKFIDTVEWKKAETDHVTVMIPQFITKRWWHNLLHNQTSLLIRAYLFARQDVKIATVPYRLKK
- a CDS encoding YdeI/OmpD-associated family protein; translated protein: MTTSKTNPKVDEFLGKAKKWKAEYEKLRRIVLDCELTEDFKWMHPCYTFEKKNIVLIHGFKEYCALLFQKGALLKDPNGILIQQTENVQAARQIRFTSVEEIMEMESILKAYIQEAIEVEKAGLEVDFKKHEEYAIPEEFQNKLDEIPDLKTAFEALTPGRQRAYLLHFSAPKQAKTRESRVEKCMQQILEGKGLND